The nucleotide sequence actacttacataccaatttacctaaaaccaaaaatttttcaattgcatCATCATATACCTATGAAATTAtatataaatttattattacctacctcTTTGACTTTGattttcgtgtaatttatcttacatacctacctaccagtagatataaaatgtatttcctggcactggagtaagaattcttacaatactttttaaattcaaaagtatgtggaaacttatgtgaaaaatttcacataaaccttcacatagtttttcattcaatcaaatgcaaaaatatttacaaaacttagatattgaaatgaaatgcaaaattttttgcaatacttaaacatttcaaacaaatgcaaaaatatttacaaaacttaaacatttcaatgaaatgcaaaaatttattcaaaacttgaacatttcaaacaaatgcaaaaatttcatcacaacattaccattataccactagttaaagaaaacattatctctaataaagcgataacacaaacaccaacacctttatcatagaaactgattcttttaactaatgaattttttccactgtgaacgaatttttttgcatttgaagtacaccatcttttagaaattgatccattagttaaagaaatcaatttcaataataaaatgaataactaTAATAAAATGGATAACCAAGCACCTTTAAGAACATGTGAGAAGTGTATgtgtaaaattacatacaagaactatgccagacatttaaaaacaaagaaacacaaTGAAGTCAAGATTAATGTGAAAGAATTAAAGACGGAATTGAAGTGgtatggaatgaaaaatgttgataaaatgaaaaaatcagatttgttagtgaacaaagataaaatcaaggctattaatattgatagagaaaaattgttgaaattatcaaaaaagaaattgattgaGTTTATTCAGGATaacaatttcaatattaataaaCAGTTGAGAAAAGATCAAATAGTAGAAAGGTTACTcgattttcactcaaataaaACATTACCTCTGCCCAAATGGGAAtttgtggatgaaaattttaaatcaagacatgctcaatttgatatgaaaaataactgGGATATTAAAGATAtgtcaaagtttttacattttatgaaaaaacatgttagttctttacttcaagaatggatgaaaaagcatagtggtattaaagtgaatttttgtgtttctgcAACTTATGTAGACACTcgagatgaaacaaaaattgcatacaaacaTTTGCAAACTAAGAATGATAGAATTACTAATAGAAGTGAATTaacaaatggaatttcaactttaatgaagagtgtacttgatagacatgaaaatatcattgatgAATTAACAGGTAGTCCATGGCGAATAATATCAATCAATAGTTTTAGagtaaatataaacaaatatGACCCGCTTAGAGCAAGTTCCTATAttgatcttccaaaaattttaaaagataagaaagcaattataaatgttaaaaatactgataataaATGCTTTTTATGGTCACTTTTAGCATGTTTATATCCTGCAAAAGATAATCCACAAGAAATAATAAAGTACAAAGCatatgagaaaacttttgataaagctttgaaagatattgaatttccgatgaaaattaaagacatagagaaatttgaaaataaagtgaatgaattgaaattggtaGAAGGTGGATTATCTATTAATGTTTATCATCATGATGatcgttataaaatttatccCTTACATATTACtaaagaagagaaaacaaaacatgttgatttattgtatttatgtgAAGAGAGTAATGATAGAAATACTCACTACTGTTGGATTAAGGATctaacaaaattgattaaaagtcaattaaccaaaaacactcaaaaaatacattttttgtgcaaaaggtgcctttgtcatttttacagtgAAGTTAAATATTTAGAACATAGAGAAAGCTGTAAAGTACACGATCCAGTTGCAGTAAAACTTCCTCTTAAAAGTGATAACATTTGTGAATTTACAAACTATAATCGATCAATGAAAATTCCTTTCACAATAATAGCTGATTTTGAGTGTATacttagaaaacttgaaaaaactaaagtaGAGGAAGAtgctaaaacacaaaaaattcaagagcacGTACCAATTAGTTgtgtttattacattttatatgagaatggagaaatatcagagaacatgtttgaatattttggaagtaaTACCCCTCAagtattgtgtgaaaaattatcagaagatgCAGTACGTATTGCTAATGAATACatatataattgtaaaaaaatgaagaaactgaccaatatacaaaaatgtgaatataaagaagcaacaatatgtcatatttgtgaaagaaaattgagtgatttcccacctatgatggaaaaaaatattaataaattgagaaaagaaatagaaattacttcaaatattttaaagtatcatGATGATCAAACACTGACTGATAGACTAGAGAAATTagaattagatttgaaagagaaattagatgatgaagaaaaaaataaaaagaaagttcagGATCATGACCATATAACAGGTGAATATAGAGGTGCAGCTCATAGTCTTTGCAACTTGAATTACAATGTACCTAGTTTCATACCCGTCTTGTTTCACAACTTTTCTGGTTATGATTCCCACTTATTAGTCAAAGAATTTGCTGGAACTACAGataatttaaaactaattcCAAATAATGAGGAATCTTACATCAGcttctcaaaagttgtaaagtttcAACACTATTCAGGAAAAGAGGGTAAAATAGAACTTAGATTTTTAGATTCATACAAATTTCTATCTGAACCACTTTCtaaattggctaaaaacttggaaatgtgtcatttcaaaaatttaaagaaatggtTTGATAATACAGTACCACCTGGAAAtgattcattgttcaatttgttgactgaaaaattggcttaCCCTTACGATTATATGgactcattagaaaaatatgatgagGAAGAGTTACCATCTAGGGGAAATTTCTACAACTCCTTGAATGATGAACATGTAGATGAACAGGAATTTTtacgtgctcaaaaaatttgggaacatttcaacattaaaaatctaaaagagtTTACAATGttgtacaataaaattgatgtacTCTTGCTAGCagatgtgattgaaaatttcagaaaaactgcacttgaaatttacaagttAGATCCACTTTGGTATTATACTACCCCCGGATTTGCTTGGGATTGcatgttgaaaacaacaaaacaaaaattggaattgataaCTGATGTAAACATGTTGTACATGTTTGAAAATGCCAAGCGTGGTGGAATTTCCCAATGTTCAAATAGATATGAAAAAGCCAATCATAAGTAcatgggtgaaaaatttgataaaaataaagaatcaacaTTCATTCAGTATTTGGATGCAAATAATTTATATGGATGGGCTATGAGTAAACATTTACCATATGGAGGGTTTTGGTGGGCAAATCCAAACGATTTTACttacagtagaattttgaaaatgagagataACCAAAGCAAAGGATATctgtttgaagttgatttaagcTATCCAGAAACATTACATGATTATCATTCTGATCTACCTTATTGTgcagaaaatattattgatgaaaatagacttcctaaattattcacaacattatatgataagaagaaatatgttttacattatttgaatcTTAGACAGGCTCTTGAAGCaggtttgaaattggaaaaaattcacagagttattcaattcaaccaatcagattggatgaaagtatatattgataaaaatacaaagcatagacaaaatgcaaaaaatgaatttgaaaaagacttttttaaattgatgaataactCGGTGTTTGGTAGAACAATGATGAATGTGCGAAATCATGTggatataaaattgattagtgaaggtaaaaaatatacaaagtatgtttcaaaaccaaattttgtaaaatcaacattttttgcagaagatcTTGCAGctgttcacatgaaaaaaactcacatcaatttcaatcaaccaatttatgtgggtgtttctattttagatatttcaaaaacattgatgtATGATTTCTATTATAGGTTGAAGagagaatataaaaatgatgttaaacttttgtatactgatacagactcattaattttgtcaataaaaacgCCAGACTTTTACAGTGATATGAAAGGaatgattgatgaatttgacaCATCAGACTATCCTGAGAATAATATATATGGTATTCCTCAagttaataaaaaagttattggtaaattcaaagatgaaatgaaaggaaaaagtaTTGAAGAATTCATAGGGTTAGCTTCTAAATTGTACTCCATCAAAGTatttgaagaagatgaaaagaaaagagcaaaaggagtgaagaaacatgtaatcaaaaatcaaatcacccataatgattataaagaatgcttagagaagaaaataacaaagagtttcaagcagaaaattatacaaagtaaaaatcataatatttacacatttgaacaagataaaagaggtttatctccatttgatgacaagaGATGTATATTTGACAATGAAACTTTACCTTGGGGACATTATAAACTAGAAGTAGAAAGACAGAATTTTAtcacacatttgaaaactctctcttcactaatataaataactttggttaaaattttttttttccttattataaaataataatatgatcaatAATGAAAAGGGGCATCTTAAATTATTACTCTCTCATGTAGATTGGTATGATGTTTCAAGTAATCaggaactatcagaaaatttaatcagagaattcaaagacaaagtatattggagtgcaatttcagttcatcaaaaactgtcacaagatttcattagggaattcaaagacaaagtatattggtttgcaatttcagttcatcaaaaactgtcagaagatttcattagggaattcaaagatcaagtaaattgggaaaggatttcacgttatcaaaaactatcagaagatttcataagggaattcaaagacaaagtagattgggaagaaatttcacgttatcaaaaactatcagaagatttcataagggaattcaaagattgtgtaaattggcattggatttcaggtcatcaaaaactgtctgaacatttcattagagaattcaaagatcaagtaaattggcattggatttcatgCCATCAAAAACTGGCTGAAGATTTCATTAAAGAATTTAAAGACCAAGTATGCTGGGAATGTATTTCATGGagtcaaaaactgtctgaacatttcattagagaattcaaagacaaagtagattggaaagaaatcttagaaaatcaagaactatcagaagatttcatatgtgaattgaaagattgggtatctaggaaaaaaatgtaatagttaaaagaattgttttctataataaaatgagttctattatagaattggataattttataacaaatactttaaggaacaatattcaattatttcaagaatctaAGCAAAGAGTGAAAACATACAACATTGAGGATGCTCTTTCTCCTGAAgttgtgaatgattttaaaaacatggacaagtttcaattttcagaaagcataTTGATGTTATATTTGAGAACGagagaaaacttgatgaaaacaaatgtaaatacatatttgaatgaaatgaaaaaaatcattccttatGAGATTATGAAGGAAGCTTCACAGAGATTTGGTCTCATAtgcaatgtatcaaaaaaagagtattatccatccaaaaggtgtcaaaactgtggaagtactcgagaatttttcaaagatcgagataatattttaatatgcaaaaaatgttttgccgaggtaattcactacaaacataattctaaacctcattgcttcaagaaacaaaattcaaactacaataggttaagtaatttcaaaaagtgtttggagaaatatcaaggaaaacaaactgattttataagtccagaggtttatatacatttacaagaagctttatctacatttggacaagtgaaaaaatcaactgttttttatttcttgaaagaacTAGGTTATCATAAACACTATGACGATTATATtctaattcattctaatttaacAGGGCAGAAACCAAGTGATATTTCCCATTTAGAACAACAActtctaaatgattttgaaaaattttccaatcaatttgatttgataaatagccatagaaaaaactttataaatatgaaatttcttttacataaattaatgttgaaagatggtcacaattttgatccagaagatttcatttcacttggcaacaagagggaatgtgatgaaatatgcagaaaaatattcctttctttaggatggaaatattcatctaattaactGCTTTGTTCTTTTAGAACAGTGTTCTAAAAGATATTaccactttttataattttttgtaaccacTAAAGCTGTATAAAACTCATTGTTTGGACTCACACATCTGTACGCATTTTGATCTGtaaaagttagatttttgatttcaataaacaAGTCTGTGGTACGAATTCGCTCATTAGAAATGATGGATTCATTGTTATAATTGAACCACTtattatttgactgaaatttctcaaaattataaacacattcaatttttgtattgactCCCTCTGTTTCCATAAGCAATTTTACCCAAGTTTTTGTCACCAAATGCTGTTGACTCTTTAAATTTTGCTGCGACACTACCAAATAATCATAGTAATAGTTACTTGaagattcaccaaatttttttgttctaattcgaCACATGTATTGTCCTTCatttataactttcaaaaatgatacaacctcaacctttttcttcgatgttgaattcaaatattcaaatttattgatacttAAACGTTCTGGAATGTCAAAAGGAACATCTTTAAGCCATTCCAGCTGATACACAAATTCTTGTTCTGAAAATGTAACATTACAAAATAGTGTAACCCCATCattgttgactattttttgagatctgaagaataaatcatgttcttgtaaagttgatacaaaaagggtaaacagaataataccagcacacttcattttataataggaaaaaaaatttttctactataaatgagcaataattacaatttagtaaatgaaaatgttaatataAGAAAGGAATTGAAGGCAATGTATCAGGCAAGTAAAGCAGGTAAAATTTATAAGCAAGAAGTATTAGAAGAACAGTTTAAACCAATCATTACAccactagaaaaaattagaaaccaaataactcaaaatgttccagAAACCTTCCAAATACCTTCCCAAAACCTTCCAGAAACCTTCCcacaacctacccaaaatatgcttgaGTGGAATAGTCCTCAAGAAAATGTTCTTGGTGAAATAGcaaaacaatatttacaattttatgcagctgatgataaaaaagaaatttgtgataCTACTTTTGGAATTCGATATGATCCAGACATTAATAAATGGATGATTGGCAATGAAGAAATTACTTTTAATGGTAATAACATCAAGTTTAAAGGTGGTATTGAATTTAAAGGAACTCATGGTTTATGGCAgttgttgacattaaaaaatccaGATCCAAATGAGTATGATTCTGAAGatttaaaggatttttggaaaattattgataaaaccagtagttataaacaaaataataatccatCTTCCAGAGTGAAATCAAGTTGTGGAATCAAATACATTTCTGTAATAAAACCTTTACTggataaatatctgaaaaagggGGGAGGGTTGTATCAAAGTGATAGCATAGATAGTtatctagaaaaattaatcacaatttACTCAGAGATTCAAAAAGGATCTTTAGATGGTAAGGCAATAGtaccaattttaaatcatctcaaaaaaatgaatttgtatgcCAACACATCTGGggataaatatatttattggGATAACTTGCCtgaattgtttgataaattagttgttttgtatggtgaaaagaaagctggaaattccaaccctcatttaagaaatgaaattgttaggattttgcaagaacttaaagaactttgaaaaaaaaaatttcctattataaaatgaatagtGACTCTCCATGTAGTAGTGAAGGAAATAATTCTAATACACAAAGTGGGAGAACAAGCTCCCagcatcaaaatatgaaaacatgtattttcttgatgacgattctcttgaaaagtatttggaaatttagaaaaaaagtgattagacgcaaaaagaagaaatgatatttttttttctgtaataaacaTGAATAGTAACAACTTTAAAACTATATTGAATGACAAAATTCGACAAAGAATTCCCAAGGTGATGTTTGATGGTGAAGTGAAAGAAGGTAGTGGTATGTTGGGTACAGT is from Planococcus citri chromosome 1, ihPlaCitr1.1, whole genome shotgun sequence and encodes:
- the LOC135834592 gene encoding uncharacterized protein LOC135834592 gives rise to the protein MNNYNKMDNQAPLRTCEKCMCKITYKNYARHLKTKKHNEVKINVKELKTELKWYGMKNVDKMKKSDLLVNKDKIKAINIDREKLLKLSKKKLIEFIQDNNFNINKQLRKDQIVERLLDFHSNKTLPLPKWEFVDENFKSRHAQFDMKNNWDIKDMSKFLHFMKKHVSSLLQEWMKKHSGIKVNFCVSATYVDTRDETKIAYKHLQTKNDRITNRSELTNGISTLMKSVLDRHENIIDELTGSPWRIISINSFRVNINKYDPLRASSYIDLPKILKDKKAIINVKNTDNKCFLWSLLACLYPAKDNPQEIIKYKAYEKTFDKALKDIEFPMKIKDIEKFENKVNELKLVEGGLSINVYHHDDRYKIYPLHITKEEKTKHVDLLYLCEESNDRNTHYCWIKDLTKLIKSQLTKNTQKIHFLCKRCLCHFYSEVKYLEHRESCKVHDPVAVKLPLKSDNICEFTNYNRSMKIPFTIIADFECILRKLEKTKVEEDAKTQKIQEHVPISCVYYILYENGEISENMFEYFGSNTPQVLCEKLSEDAYHDDQTLTDRLEKLELDLKEKLDDEEKNKKKVQDHDHITGEYRGAAHSLCNLNYNVPSFIPVLFHNFSGYDSHLLVKEFAGTTDNLKLIPNNEESYISFSKVVKFQHYSGKEGKIELRFLDSYKFLSEPLSKLAKNLEMCHFKNLKKWFDNTVPPGNDSLFNLLTEKLAYPYDYMDSLEKYDEEELPSRGNFYNSLNDEHVDEQEFLRAQKIWEHFNIKNLKEFTMLYNKIDVLLLADVIENFRKTALEIYKLDPLWYYTTPGFAWDCMLKTTKQKLELITDVNMLYMFENAKRGGISQCSNRYEKANHKYMGEKFDKNKESTFIQYLDANNLYGWAMSKHLPYGGFWWANPNDFTYSRILKMRDNQSKGYLFEVDLSYPETLHDYHSDLPYCAENIIDENRLPKLFTTLYDKKKYVLHYLNLRQALEAGLKLEKIHRVIQFNQSDWMKVYIDKNTKHRQNAKNEFEKDFFKLMNNSVFGRTMMNVRNHVDIKLISEGKKYTKLKREYKNDVKLLYTDTDSLILSIKTPDFYSDMKGMIDEFDTSDYPENNIYGIPQVNKKVIGKFKDEMKGKSIEEFIGLASKLYSIKVFEEDEKKRAKGVKKHGRNQVIFPI